The Flavobacteriales bacterium DNA segment ATGATCACCTGCTTGTTGGCTGGATTCGGATAAACCAGATTTTTGAACGTATCAACTCCATATTCAGGTACAGAAAGAACCGTTCCTCTGAGAACCATGAATCTCATTATGGATCCAATTTTTGAATTGTTTCGCCACTCAGAAATTTCAACAGCCGCTAACATGTCACAGACCTCTACTGGTTCGTATGTAAAAATGCCTTCGTCTGTAATATTAAAGGTGCTCGGAATACTGTAGCCTGGTGTGTTCTGGTAAGCAATGATCTCATAGCTCAAACTGTCTCCGTCTGAGTCGATTCCTGTGACCGCTTGTGTTAATAGACCGTTCTGATAATCTGTGTCCCATTCGTTAGTTGAGATAGTGGGGGAGCTGTTGAGTCCAACGAACCCATTCAGTTTGAAATTTTCTTCCAAGTATAATGGGCTGCTGCTTGAGTTTGGAATATTGCAAATTCCACCGAGCAGGTCGCCTCCGTAAAGAAATACTCTATTGGCTACAATTGATGGACCTGAATAAGTATGAGAAAACTGAGTAGAGGCATGACAAACACCTTCTTCAACCGAATCTACTTGGGCGGTTTGAGAGATGGTCGTTCCGTCACCGAGATCAACAACCAGATTGATGGAGTCGGACGGTTCGCATAACCAAACGGAAATGTCTGTTTGGACCGTTAGTCCGCTGACGATTTCATATCGGATCGTTCCTCCACAAATGCTTTGAGCGATGACACCATTGTAGAGAAGGGAAAAGAAAATGATGAGCGATCTATTCATGTTGTACAATTAGTTTTCCCGAAAGTTGGTGTCCTGCTTGGTCCATTACGGAAACGAAGTAGATGCCATTTGGCCAATTTTTCGTTTCGATTGAAAGGTTGTCTTTCCCAATTGAAAGAGCTCTTTCAAGCACTTGCTTTCCGCTACTGTCCCAAATTGAGACCCGACCAATGGTGGGTTTGTTGCCATTTTGTATTGTAAACCGATTCGCTGTGGGATTTGGGAAGAGCGTGAAACTCAAGGCATTTGATTCATTGATTCCATTGTAGCAAGAGTCGGGTAAAAGCACGGGGAACTCGATGCAGTATGATAAGCCTGTGCAACCTGTGGAATCGGTCACCTCCAGTTTGTAACAGCATGGGCAGCATGGTACGATAGAGTCAACTATAAAACTGTTGGTTTCGTTAGGTATCGGCTCTTCCGTTGGTAGCCAAAACCATTGAAATGATTCAAATTGGTCAGCATTGGTTGCGGCAATCGTATCTCCATTTTGAATCAGCAAAGGTTCTGGTGAATGAACCGTCACCGAAATAACTGAATCCACGAAAGTGCTATCTACGTTTCCCTGAGAATCCAATAGCGTTACCCAATAGTCGCCACTTTCCGTAACGGTAATACACTGGGTTGTGCTTCCATTGTTCCATAGGTAAGACGAGTAAGCAGGCTCCACGCAGAGCGTGACGGATTCGCCATTGCAAAACTCCAAAGGACCGTCCGAAGTGATGGCTGGTTGGGCATGAAT contains these protein-coding regions:
- a CDS encoding T9SS type A sorting domain-containing protein; the protein is MNRSLIIFFSLLYNGVIAQSICGGTIRYEIVSGLTVQTDISVWLCEPSDSINLVVDLGDGTTISQTAQVDSVEEGVCHASTQFSHTYSGPSIVANRVFLYGGDLLGGICNIPNSSSSPLYLEENFKLNGFVGLNSSPTISTNEWDTDYQNGLLTQAVTGIDSDGDSLSYEIIAYQNTPGYSIPSTFNITDEGIFTYEPVEVCDMLAAVEISEWRNNSKIGSIMRFMVLRGTVLSVPEYGVDTFKNLVYPNPANKQVIINQMGSTYSQVLITDMAGRIILQMNMNNTSDLTKIDATDWPSGIYFVSVLDKDGIRHSEKLIVAHD
- a CDS encoding T9SS type A sorting domain-containing protein, which encodes MIKRILLSVIWLLVAGTIHAQPAITSDGPLEFCNGESVTLCVEPAYSSYLWNNGSTTQCITVTESGDYWVTLLDSQGNVDSTFVDSVISVTVHSPEPLLIQNGDTIAATNADQFESFQWFWLPTEEPIPNETNSFIVDSIVPCCPCCYKLEVTDSTGCTGLSYCIEFPVLLPDSCYNGINESNALSFTLFPNPTANRFTIQNGNKPTIGRVSIWDSSGKQVLERALSIGKDNLSIETKNWPNGIYFVSVMDQAGHQLSGKLIVQHE